The following proteins are co-located in the Bacteroidota bacterium genome:
- a CDS encoding type IV secretion system DNA-binding domain-containing protein yields the protein MDNANKILGYIFRISITLAHKTLIFLGKLIELILKTFFALIAGTTATQATTTQHNASFKDNPGELISFWNKGVRIGDRALSIETCTRHMAVFGAPGSSKSLAVVATTLLSSRGEKSYVVRDPAGELHRITSGYLKQQGYDVRVINLSNAQLSSDAWNPLDGNLSDADLGRLAELVTTPNNGGNEGESYWRHSAKELAFVLMKILKTQDPKYHNFYNLKRLCEKFASDDKALDKYVIHAPEDLQLAYASIISIPDKTRLSTVATLKASLACFVDTNLAQISSKSTFDWGITRTRPTCIFVQASVLDDKYLNLYQSILFFRLMNSLMTDVTKDGLPVVLAIDEASSLSLGTFLETILATSRKYKISILLIYQSFSQVERAYGKAGAESVISCCYSKLYMAGQNLTTAQELQQMLGTTTVTDENGAKRVEPLMSAYSIRTMQKDKALLLCGNYPAIIADVKPYYTIWRFKERSKIPPTVIEPISQIIIPQLPL from the coding sequence ATGGACAACGCCAACAAAATTTTGGGTTATATTTTTCGCATCAGTATAACCCTTGCACACAAAACCCTTATCTTCTTAGGCAAATTAATTGAGCTTATTTTAAAAACCTTCTTCGCCCTTATCGCTGGTACGACAGCTACTCAAGCCACTACTACCCAACACAACGCTTCTTTCAAGGACAATCCCGGTGAACTTATCAGTTTTTGGAACAAAGGCGTGAGGATTGGCGACCGTGCGCTTTCGATAGAAACCTGCACACGCCACATGGCTGTTTTTGGTGCTCCGGGTAGCTCAAAGAGTTTAGCGGTTGTGGCCACAACACTCCTTTCATCACGAGGTGAAAAAAGCTATGTGGTTAGAGATCCAGCAGGTGAATTACACAGGATAACATCAGGCTATCTTAAGCAACAAGGATATGATGTTCGGGTTATAAATTTATCAAACGCTCAATTAAGTTCTGATGCATGGAACCCACTTGATGGGAACTTGTCTGATGCCGATTTAGGAAGGCTGGCAGAATTAGTTACTACACCAAACAATGGGGGAAACGAAGGAGAGTCCTACTGGCGACACTCAGCCAAAGAGCTTGCATTCGTGCTTATGAAAATCCTCAAAACCCAAGACCCTAAATATCACAATTTTTACAACTTGAAACGATTATGCGAAAAATTTGCAAGCGACGACAAGGCTCTTGATAAATATGTCATACACGCACCTGAAGATTTGCAACTTGCCTACGCAAGTATCATCAGTATCCCGGATAAAACAAGGCTTTCAACAGTGGCGACCCTTAAGGCCAGTCTTGCGTGTTTTGTAGATACAAACCTCGCACAGATCAGTTCTAAAAGCACGTTCGATTGGGGCATTACCCGCACCCGACCGACGTGCATCTTTGTCCAAGCATCTGTACTTGACGACAAATACTTAAACCTCTATCAGTCCATACTGTTTTTCCGCCTGATGAATAGTCTAATGACTGACGTTACAAAAGACGGATTACCGGTGGTATTAGCCATTGATGAGGCATCATCGCTCAGCCTAGGTACATTTCTCGAAACGATTTTGGCGACAAGTAGGAAGTATAAAATTTCTATCCTGCTGATTTATCAATCATTTTCGCAAGTAGAGCGTGCCTATGGAAAAGCAGGGGCGGAAAGCGTTATAAGCTGTTGCTATTCAAAACTATACATGGCGGGTCAGAATTTGACTACAGCACAAGAACTTCAACAAATGCTTGGTACAACGACTGTAACTGATGAAAATGGCGCAAAGCGAGTTGAACCTTTAATGTCGGCTTATTCCATTAGAACAATGCAAAAGGATAAGGCATTATTACTTTGTGGTAATTACCCAGCTATTATTGCTGATGTTAAACCCTACTACACTATTTGGCGGTTTAAAGAACGGTCAAAAATACCTCCAACAGTTATTGAGCCAATCTCACAGATTATTATTCCGCAATTACCCCTCTAA
- a CDS encoding relaxase/mobilization nuclease domain-containing protein: MIIKSLSRKTPSYRQLINYVLHENEKPAPDGLERFVYTKNLTGHTVDEWVQSFETQESYRLYQRSNQNYLYHVIISWHISDRQNITTAMLKDIAREFAKRRGISLYVATPHFLQNAVHLHVVHSSLELLTGRSLRISKGEFAKLKRDLEAIQLERYPEITHSVVDHDKNNKVRIHDNEYHLKARTGTTDKEILTHAIEQALTISASPDDLKQLLQEQGITVYERNGRLQGVLAPKTNRKVRFSRLGFDNHINALQKEHTKEKEIVSTLDRIRKQREERKKERER, from the coding sequence GTGATTATCAAGTCCCTTAGCCGCAAGACCCCATCCTATCGACAACTCATAAACTATGTTCTGCACGAAAATGAAAAACCCGCACCCGACGGGCTTGAGCGGTTTGTGTACACTAAAAACCTCACCGGCCACACAGTAGATGAATGGGTGCAATCTTTCGAAACTCAGGAAAGCTATCGCTTATACCAACGCTCTAACCAAAACTACCTGTACCACGTTATAATTAGCTGGCATATTTCTGATAGACAGAACATCACAACTGCGATGCTAAAAGATATTGCAAGGGAGTTTGCCAAACGAAGGGGTATATCACTGTACGTTGCAACACCACATTTTTTGCAAAATGCGGTACACCTGCACGTGGTGCACTCAAGTTTAGAGCTACTCACGGGGAGGTCGTTGCGAATAAGTAAAGGTGAGTTCGCCAAACTCAAGCGGGATTTGGAAGCCATACAATTGGAACGCTACCCCGAAATAACTCACTCCGTCGTAGATCACGACAAAAACAACAAGGTACGGATACACGATAATGAATACCACCTTAAAGCACGGACTGGTACAACCGACAAAGAAATACTTACCCACGCCATAGAGCAGGCACTCACCATATCCGCCTCACCCGATGATCTCAAACAACTTTTACAGGAACAGGGGATTACTGTATATGAACGAAACGGCCGTTTGCAAGGGGTTTTAGCTCCTAAAACCAACAGAAAGGTACGGTTCTCCCGGCTTGGGTTTGATAACCACATCAACGCATTACAAAAGGAACATACAAAAGAAAAAGAAATAGTATCAACCCTTGACCGTATCCGTAAGCAACGCGAAGAGCGAAAGAAGGAAAGGGAACGGTGA